Within Bacillota bacterium, the genomic segment ACACGCTCTATCATACGAGCGTGGTCCTCATTGATCTCCTGATTTTTCTCGACTATAACCTCGCCAGTAGCCGGGTTTATAATATCCTCCAGGGCCAGCCTGCCGACGACCCTATCGCGCAGTGATTCTATAGCCTCGTCTCCCTCGGTTATGGCGCTCACCTCGATGCCATCCTCTGTCCCGCAATCCTCCTCACGGACGATGACGTCCTGGGCGACGTCCACAAGCCTGCGCGTCAGATACCCGGAGTCGGCCGTCCTGAGGGCGGTGTCAGCAAGGCCTTTACGTGTGCCATGGGTCGATATGAAATACTCAAGGACGGTGAGGCCTTCCCGGAAATTCGCCTTGATCGGTAGGTCAATCGTCCGCCCCGACGGGTCAGCAACGAGGCCCCGCATTCCCGCGAGCTGCCTCAACTGCTGCACATTGCCTCGCGCACCGGATGTCGCCATCATATAGACAGGATTGAACTTATCCAAGTGACCCAGCATCGCCTTCTGAACCCTATCAGTTGCCTCCGTCCAGGCATCGATCACAAGCTGGTACTGTTCCTCGCTCGTGATAAGCCCCCTCCTGTGCTGCTGCTCGATCTCATCGACCTTCTTCTCGGTTTCGGCGAGGATATCCTGTTTTTCAGGCGGTATAACGATATCCTCGATTGCAACCGTTGTGCCGGATTTCGTGGCATGTCTGAAACCAGTTGTCTTGATATTATCCAGGATCTCTGCGGTCTTTACATTGCCGTATTTCCGCTGGCACATAGCCACAATCTTGCCGAGGAATCCCTTGGTCACCGGGTGTCGCTCCGGTAACTCCTTGATGATCTCTGCTATAGGTTTCTCGCGATTCCTTATGATATCCTCGAGAATCCCGCCCTCCTCAATGGCGCTATCCGTTGCGTCGTTAATGTACGGGAAATCCTCCGGGAAGATCGAGTTAAAGATGATCCGGCCGACCGTGGTCACCAGGAGCGCATTTTTGAACTCCTCCCTGCGCAGGTTGACCTTCTCGCCACCTGTTCGGACGGCAATCCGCGCGTGGAGCTCGACCACGCCCTGGTCGTAAGCCAGCAACGCCTCGTTGAAGCTTGAAAAGATCTTGCCCTCGCCCCTGGCACCATTCTTCTCCAGGGTGAGGTAGTAAGACCCGAGCACCAGGTCCTGGCCCGGGACGGCTATCGGGCGCCCGTGGGCGGGAGACAGGATGTTATTCACGGATAACATCAGCAGCCTCGCCTCGGCCTGAGCTTCAGCCGACAGCGGGACATGGGCAGCCATCTGGTCCCCGTCAAAGTCCGCATTATACGCCGGGCACACGAAGGGATGAATCTTTATTGCGCGTCCCTCGACAAGCACCGGCTCAAATGCCTGGATGCCCAGCCTGTGCAAGGTTGGGGCGCGGTTCAAGAGCACAGGGTGTTCCCTGATTACCTCCTCGAGGACGTCCCAGACCTCATCCCGCACCCGTTCCACCATCCTCTTTGCGCTCTTGATATTGTGCGCGTAGCCCCGGTCGACGAGCTTCTTCATGACAAATGGCTTGAAGAGCTCAAGAGCCATCTCCTTAGGCAAGCCACACTGGTGCAGCTTCAACTCTGGACCCACGACGATAACCGAGCGGCCCGAGTAATCCACGCGCTTGCCAAGGAGGTTCTGTCTAAACCTCCCCTGCTTCCCCTTCAGCATGTCAGAGAGGGACTTCAACGGCCTGTTGCCCGGTCCGGTTACAGGCCTCCCCCGCCGCCCATTGTCGATAAGCGCATCCACGGCTTCCTGGAGCATGCGCTTCTCGTTTCTAACGATAATATCCGGCGCTCCCAGCTCCAGGAGACGCTTTAACCTGTTATTCCGGTTGATAACCCTCCGGTAGAGATCATTCAGATCCGATGTCGCAAAGCGTCCCCCATCCAGCTGGACCATGGGCCTCAAGTCCGGCGGTATAACCGGGATTACATCCAGTATCATGTATTCGGGCCGATTCTGTGACCTACGAAAGGCCTCTGCGACCTCCAGGCGCCTTATGGCTCGTATTCTCTTCTGCCCGCTCGTTTCCTTGATCTCCTTGCGCAGCTCCCGAGAAAGCTGGTCCAGGTCGATCTCCTTGAGAAGCTCCTTTATCGCCTCGGCCCCCATCCCGGCCTTAAACGCCTGCCCGTATCTCTCGCGATACTCCCGGTATTCATTCTCGGACAACAGCTGCTTCTTACTCAAAGGCGTATCGCCCGGCTCGATCACAATATATGAAGCGAAGTATAATACCTTCTCGAGCGACCTCGGAGACATGTCGAGGAGCAGGCCCATACGGCTCGGGATCCCCTTGAAATACCAGATGTGAGATACAGGGGCAGCGAGCTCAATATGGCCGAGCCGTTCCCTTCGAACCTTGGACCTGGTAACCTCCACCCCGCACTTATCGCAAACGATGCCTTTGTACCTTACCCTCTTGTATTTACCGCAATGGCACTCCCAGTCCCTCGTTGGGCCAAAGATCTTCTCACAGAAGAGGCCCTCCCGTTCCGGCTTGAGAGTCCGGTAGTTTATAGTCTCTGGTTTCTTGACCTCCCCACTTGACCAGGCACGGATCTGCTCAGGGGACGCCAGGCCGATCCTCATCTTGTCAAAATTGTTCACATCCAACAACGGCCTCTCCTCCTCTCTTGAGCTTCCCCTCTGTAACCTTTACAGGCTGCAGGGCTAGACATCTTCATCTTCTTCCTCATCTTCCTCATTATCCTCAATGTCATACCCTTCATCGTTGCCTTCATAATACCCGTACTCGTCGTCACCGGCTTCATCTACAATATCGTCGTCTGCAGTATCATCATCTGTGCTATCATCATCGAGGTCGCTGTCGTAGAGCTCATCTTCCTCTTCCCCGATGTCAAGCCCATCTTCCTCTGTGAGCTCTTCTCCACTGAAGCCTTCCTCTTCGCCCGTTATAACCACGCTCCGGGCATTCCCGGTATTAACCTCGCCCTCGTCATAGATACCCTGGGGCTCCTGGTCTTCATCCAAACCAGCATCAACATCTACATCGATATCTTCCTCTATATCTCCAGCTTCTGTATCCCCTGTATCCTCCTTCTCCTCTTCCTCTTCCTCTTCTTCCGGCGGGGTATACGGTTCATCGCCCTCCCTGCCCTCAATATCTATACCGAGTTCTTTCGCCGTCTCACCGACATCATTGTCGCTCTCGCCTATCTCGATTTCCTCAGCATGTTCGCCAAGGACCTTCACGTCGAGCCCGAGGCTTTGGAGCTCCTTGATCAAGACCTTGAAGGATTCAGGCACCCCCGGCTCGGGGACGTTATCGCCCTTCACGATAGCCTCATATGTCCTGACCCTCCCGACGACGTCGTCGGATTTGACAGTCAAGAGCTCTTGCAGGGTGTAAGCCGATCCATAAGCCTCGAGCGCCCACACCTCCATCTCGCCGAATCTCTGGCCGCCAAACTGGGCCTTGCCGCCCAGGGGCTGCTGTGTCACCAGGGAATACGGACCTGTGGACCTTGCATGAATCTTATCATCAACAAGGTGCAGGAGCTTCATAAGATATGCGTAGCCAACAGTGACCGGGTTATCAAATGGCTCACCCGTGCGACCGTCATAGAGGATCGTCTTACCGTTCTCGGGAAGCCCGTTCTCCTTCAACATATCAACGATTTCATCCTCCAGAGCCCCGTCGAAAACCGGACTCGCAACCGGGGTCCCGGACATCTTGGCCGCCCACCCGAGGTGCGTCTCCATGACCTGCCCGAGGTTCATTCTGGAGGGCACCCCCAGGGGATTGAGCACAACCTCAATCGGGGTGCCATCAGGGAGAAACGGCATATCCTCCTCTGGCAGTATCCGTGCTATCACGCCCTTATTGCCGTGGCGGCCGGCCATCTTATCCCCTTCGGAGATCTTGCGCTTCTGGGCTATATACACCCTCACAAGCTTATTCACACCCGGTCCAAGCTCATCACCATTTTCACGGGAGAACACGTGAACGGCAACAACCTTGCCGGCCTCGCCATGCGGGACGCGGAGAGAGGTATCCCGCACCTCACGCGCCTTCTCCCCAAATATGGCCCTCAAGAGGCGCTCTTCAGCCGTGAGCTCTGTCTCGCCCTTGGGCGTAACCTTCCCAACGAGTATATCACCGGGTCTCACCTCAGCGCCAACCCGGATGATCCCGCGCTCGTCGAGGTCCTTCAGCGCCTCCTCGCCGACATTCGGTATATCGCGAGTTATCTCTTCAGAGCCGAGCTTCGTATCGCGCGCCTCGGCCTCATACTCTTCTATGTGAATGGAGGTGAATACGTCCTCCTTGACGAGCTTCTCGCTTATGAGAATAGCATCTTCGTAGTTGCAGCCCTCCCAGGGCATGAAGGCCACCAGGACATTCCGCCCTAGGGCCAGCTCGCCGTGGTCTGTTGACGGGCCGTCCGCTATCACGCCCCCGGCGGCGACCTGGTCGCCCCTTCGCACGATCGGCTTCTGATTAATGCACGTGCCCTGGTTGGACCTTTGGAACTTCAAGAGCTTATACCGGTCCTCCTGGCCACCGCCGGTTTTTATGACAATCTCGTCCGAGGTGACCCTCGTTACAACCCCCGGGTTTTTCGCGAGGACGACCACTCCAGAATCAACTGCCGCCTTATACTCAATCCCCGTCCCGACCAGGGGTGCCTCTGTCCGGAGAAGCGGCACGGCCTGGCGCTGCATGTTCGATCCCATGAGGGCGCGGCCCGCATCGTCGTTTTCAAGAAACGGTATCAATGCCGTCGCAACGCTGACAAGCTGCTTGGGTGATACATCCATGTAGTCGACCTGGTCTGCGGGCACCATAAGGATCTCATCCTTATACCTCACTGAAACCCTGTTGTGAATGAACCGGCTCTCCTCATCCAGGGGCTCGTTGGCCTGAGCGATGATATAATTATCCTCCTCATCGGCGGTGAGATACGCTATATCGTTAGTTACATGCCCGTTCTCCACCCTGCGATATGGGGTCTCGATGAAGCCGAATTCATTGATCCTCGCATAGGTGCAGAGGGAGCCTATAAGGCCGATGTTTGGACCTTCTGGCGTCTCAATGGGGCACATCCGGCCATAGTGGGAGTGGTGAACGTCGCGCACCTCAAACCCTGCCCGCTCCCTGCTCAGGCCGCCTGGCCCCAACGCGCTGAGACGCCGCTTGTGAGTCAGCTCCGCAAGCGGATTTGTCTGGTCCATGAACTGCGAGAGCTGGCTTGAACCAAAGAACTCTTTCACAGCGGCAACAACCGGGCGAATATTTATGAGGGCCTGAGGGGTGATTACGTCGACATCCTGTATTGTCATTCTCTCGCGGACGACCCGCTCCATCCTGGAAAGCCCGATCCGGAACTGGTTTTGCAGGAGTTCGCCCACGGATTTCAACCGGCGATTGCCAAGGTGATCGATATCATCAGTCTGGCCGATCCCGATAAGCAGGTTCACCAGATAGTTGACCGTCGTCACTATATCCTCCCTGGTGACCGTCTTCACAGTGAGCGGGGGCTGCCCGTTGCCGATGATCTTCACCGAGCGGCCCTCTTCATCCAGGGCGATTATATCGCGTTTATCCCCCCGTGCAAGCATCTCCGTTATCTTTTGCGCCAGCCGGCGGTCCACCTTCTCCCCGGCGGCAACCAAGACCTTGCCTGTGGCGCTATCCACTATATCGCTGGCAGGTCGCAACCCGACCAGGCGATTGCCCATGGCAAGCTTCTTATTGATCTTATGCCGGCCTACTGCGGCGAGATCATAGCGCTTAGGGTCAAAAAACAGCGTTTCAAAGAGCGCCCTGGCGCTCTCCACCGTTGGCGGCTCCCCGGGGCGAAGCCGCTTATATATCTCAACAAGCCCCTCTTCCTCGGACTCTGTATTGTCGCGCTCCAGCGTGCTTCTTATAGCCTCATTCTCACCAAAAAGCTCCAGGATCCTCGCATTTGTCCCGTACCCGAGGGCACGAATCAAAACCGTTGCCGGCAGCTTGCGCGTCCTATCGACCCTTACCCACAGGCAGTCATTGGCGTCCGTTTCAAATTCAAGCCAAGCGCCCCTGTTGGGGATAATGCTGGCCGTAAATATAGGCTTGCCGTTTGAGTCGACCTCGTGGCCGAAATACACGCCGGGTGAGCGCACAAGCTGGCTCACGATCACGCGCTCCGCGCCGTTTATGATGAAAGTGCCCTTCTCGGTCATTAGCGGGAAGTCGCCCATGAAGACCTCCTGCTCCTTAACTTCGCCGGTCTCTTTGTTTATCAACCGGACGCGAACCTTGAGGGGCGCTGCATAAGTGACATCGCGCTGCTTGCATTCCTCGACAGAGTACTTGGGCTCGCCAAGGGAATAATCAACAAATTCAAGGATGAGGTTGCCCGTAAAATCCTGAATCGGAGAGATGTCATGAAAGGTCTCAACCAGGCCCTCGTCAAGAAACCACTGATATGATTTCTGCTGGACCTCAATCAAATTTGGCAACGGGATGACCTCCTCGATTTTTGCAAAGCTCGGGCGCGGTCTCTTTCCCGTTACCGGTTGGATTTCAACTGCCGCCATTAGCTTCTCACTCCCATCTCCCACATGATTTCAGCCGTGGGCCATGTTACGACCTCCAAATCCATATGTTTCCAAAAGTCACAAAAGCAAGGCCCGGGACCACCCACCCGCAGCCTCGCCTCCGGTCCGGGCAAACCACCGGATTTGGAGTCAAATATTGAGAGTCAGGCATTGAGAGATCGAAAAAACGCGTCCATGTTAGTATTGACAACAGCTAGAAGAATTATGTATAATTCTGTTAGAGTAGCGATGGCTGGAAACTCATAGGCTTGGCTTGTCGCATTTTTTAATATTACCACTCATGGTCACAAGTGTCAATAAAAATTCGAGGGGCATTTTGCCCCTCGAATCGTCTCCTGGGCAGTATAAACCTCTCAAGCTCTCTACTTTATCTCGATGGTCGCTCCCGCCTCTTCTAGCTTAGCCTTCATGGCCTCGGCCTCTTCCTTCTTTAATCCCTGCTTGACTGGCTTAGGCGCCCCGTCGACAAGGTCCTTCGCTTCCTTCAGGCCAAGCCCGGTAAGCTCCCTAACGACCTTGAGCACCGGGATCTTCTTGTCGCCGGCGGTGACGAGAATGACATCGAATTCGGTCTTCTCCTCAACCTCAGGCGCGGCCGCAGGGGCTGCCGCCGGACCTGCCGCGACAGCAACAGGTGCCGCCGCGGTAACGCCAAACCTCTCCTCCAACGCCTTTACAAGCTCGGATAGCTCAAGAACCGTCATACTCTCGATTGCCTGGAGAATCTCCTCTTTAGTCATCTGAACCTCATGCTCCTTTTCTCATAAAGTCACGTAAAGACCTGCTCACGTAGAGATCTACCTTACTCTGAACGAATGCTGGGGCTCTAAGCGGCCTAAGCGGCCGCGCCCTCTTTTTGCTTGCGGACCGCATCAAGCGCATAGACTAGCTTTCTCATGCACCCGGAGAGAGCGCCGACAACCCCGGCGATCGGCGCCTGCATGGCTGAGGCCACGCGGGCCAGCATTACCTCCCTTGAAGGCAGCAATGCAAGGGCCTTCACATCATCTGCCCCTATGACCCTGCCTTCAAGTATTCCGCCCTTGATCTCGAGCTCCTTGTGCTCCCTGGCAAACTCGGAGATGATCTTGGCCGGGGCTACGGGATCGCCAAAGCCAAAAGCCATGGCGGTCGGGCCCGAAAGGTAGACATTTACATCGCTGATCGCCGCCTTCTCTGCTGCAAGCTGCGCCAGGGTATTCTTCACTACCTTATAATCGACCCCGGCTTCCTTGAGCCTCCGCCTGAGCTCCATGATATCATGGACATTCAGGCCACGATAATCCGTAAGCACTATCGCCTTCGAGCGCTCGAGCCTTTCCTTTATATCGGCGACCGCGGCCTCCTTTTTAGGTCTTGCCACCCTTGGACACCCCCTTTCGAAATATGTTCGGGAGATAAGAATTGACCCCTGTCGATGGACTAAGACAGGGGTCAATGAAAACACACGGCATGATAACCGGAGATAACAGGGTAATAACCGGAAACAGCCGGCATTTACAGCTTGACTTCGACCTCGGCAGGCGGGCGCCCGGCCCCTTAAGCTCCAGGAGGAGCACCTGCTGTCTTGGGCCATCGCACCACCCGGCCGGCGCATGGCATATAACAGCGCATGGCGTATGGCTTATGGCGCGTCATCTGAAATATTCCCTTTTGCCTCTTTGCCTTGTTTGCCTCGTTAGCCTGGCTACCTCTTTGCCTCCCAGCTCTTCTCCATCCTGGTTCCTTTGCCTTTACCTTTAACTTTCGGCTACCTTTCAGCAGTCATGGTCGCAGCGGCAACAGGGTTTAACTTTATCCCAGGCCCCATGGTGCTCGACAAAACCACGCTCTTTATATACTGGCCCTTGGCAGCTGCAGGCTTGGCCTTGACTATAGCCTCCATTAAAACCGACAGATTGCCAGCGAGCTTCGCAGCATCAAAGGAGGCCTTGCCGATCGGGGCATGAACGATTCCGGCCTTATCCACACGATACTCCACCTTACCGGCTTTAATATCGCGTATCGCCTTGGCAATCTCAAATGTGACCGTGCCAGTCTTGGGGTTAGGCATTAATCCCCTTGGTCCCAGGATTCGCCCCAGTTTACCGACCACGCCCATCATATCGGGTGTGGCGACAGCCATATCGAAATCCATCCACCCACCCTGAATCTTCTCGGCCAGGTCCTCAGCGCCCACGTAGTCAGCGCCAGCTTCCTCTGCCTCCTTTGCCTTCTCGCCTTTGGCAAATACGGCAACCCTGGCGACCTTGCCCGTTCCGTAAGGCAGGACTACAGCTCCCCTTACCTGTTGGTCCGACCGGCGCGGGTCGACACCGAGGCGCACAGAGAGCTCAATAGTCTCGTCGAACTTCCCGGTGGCCGTCTTTTTCACGAGATCGACCGCTTCCTGCGGATCGTAGAGCTTTTCGCGGTCAACCTGCTTTAAAGCTTCTAGATATCTCTTCCCTTTCCTTGCCATAATTATACACCTCCTGTGGTCCAGACGGAGCGTGCTCCTCCCACCATACATGCCTCTTACCCGGATTCTTACCTCATCTATTCTACCCCGGATTCTTACCGGAGCT encodes:
- the rpoC gene encoding DNA-directed RNA polymerase subunit beta' — translated: MLDVNNFDKMRIGLASPEQIRAWSSGEVKKPETINYRTLKPEREGLFCEKIFGPTRDWECHCGKYKRVRYKGIVCDKCGVEVTRSKVRRERLGHIELAAPVSHIWYFKGIPSRMGLLLDMSPRSLEKVLYFASYIVIEPGDTPLSKKQLLSENEYREYRERYGQAFKAGMGAEAIKELLKEIDLDQLSRELRKEIKETSGQKRIRAIRRLEVAEAFRRSQNRPEYMILDVIPVIPPDLRPMVQLDGGRFATSDLNDLYRRVINRNNRLKRLLELGAPDIIVRNEKRMLQEAVDALIDNGRRGRPVTGPGNRPLKSLSDMLKGKQGRFRQNLLGKRVDYSGRSVIVVGPELKLHQCGLPKEMALELFKPFVMKKLVDRGYAHNIKSAKRMVERVRDEVWDVLEEVIREHPVLLNRAPTLHRLGIQAFEPVLVEGRAIKIHPFVCPAYNADFDGDQMAAHVPLSAEAQAEARLLMLSVNNILSPAHGRPIAVPGQDLVLGSYYLTLEKNGARGEGKIFSSFNEALLAYDQGVVELHARIAVRTGGEKVNLRREEFKNALLVTTVGRIIFNSIFPEDFPYINDATDSAIEEGGILEDIIRNREKPIAEIIKELPERHPVTKGFLGKIVAMCQRKYGNVKTAEILDNIKTTGFRHATKSGTTVAIEDIVIPPEKQDILAETEKKVDEIEQQHRRGLITSEEQYQLVIDAWTEATDRVQKAMLGHLDKFNPVYMMATSGARGNVQQLRQLAGMRGLVADPSGRTIDLPIKANFREGLTVLEYFISTHGTRKGLADTALRTADSGYLTRRLVDVAQDVIVREEDCGTEDGIEVSAITEGDEAIESLRDRVVGRLALEDIINPATGEVIVEKNQEINEDHARMIERVGITSVKIRSVLTCRTRYGVCSKCYGRNLATGRPVEVGEAVGIIAAQSIGEPGTQLTMRTFHTGGVAGDDITRGLPRVEELFEARKPKGQAIISEVDGTVRISETKGTRRIVVQTDHGDEKVYAVPYGARLEVKDGARVAAGDQLTEGSVNPHDILRIKGMRAVQHYLLREVQSVYRSQGVEINDKHIEVVVRQMMRKWRVDQPGDTDLLTGGLVDIFEFEEANRKAEEQGGEPAIGRPVLLGITKASLATESFLSAASFQETTRVLTDASIKGKTDPLLGLKENVIIGKLIPGGTGMSRYRNIRVAPVGGDEEKDEPDVEDVATEEVAEQAAEAGVDVVPVSLDTGY
- the rpoB gene encoding DNA-directed RNA polymerase subunit beta, translating into MAAVEIQPVTGKRPRPSFAKIEEVIPLPNLIEVQQKSYQWFLDEGLVETFHDISPIQDFTGNLILEFVDYSLGEPKYSVEECKQRDVTYAAPLKVRVRLINKETGEVKEQEVFMGDFPLMTEKGTFIINGAERVIVSQLVRSPGVYFGHEVDSNGKPIFTASIIPNRGAWLEFETDANDCLWVRVDRTRKLPATVLIRALGYGTNARILELFGENEAIRSTLERDNTESEEEGLVEIYKRLRPGEPPTVESARALFETLFFDPKRYDLAAVGRHKINKKLAMGNRLVGLRPASDIVDSATGKVLVAAGEKVDRRLAQKITEMLARGDKRDIIALDEEGRSVKIIGNGQPPLTVKTVTREDIVTTVNYLVNLLIGIGQTDDIDHLGNRRLKSVGELLQNQFRIGLSRMERVVRERMTIQDVDVITPQALINIRPVVAAVKEFFGSSQLSQFMDQTNPLAELTHKRRLSALGPGGLSRERAGFEVRDVHHSHYGRMCPIETPEGPNIGLIGSLCTYARINEFGFIETPYRRVENGHVTNDIAYLTADEEDNYIIAQANEPLDEESRFIHNRVSVRYKDEILMVPADQVDYMDVSPKQLVSVATALIPFLENDDAGRALMGSNMQRQAVPLLRTEAPLVGTGIEYKAAVDSGVVVLAKNPGVVTRVTSDEIVIKTGGGQEDRYKLLKFQRSNQGTCINQKPIVRRGDQVAAGGVIADGPSTDHGELALGRNVLVAFMPWEGCNYEDAILISEKLVKEDVFTSIHIEEYEAEARDTKLGSEEITRDIPNVGEEALKDLDERGIIRVGAEVRPGDILVGKVTPKGETELTAEERLLRAIFGEKAREVRDTSLRVPHGEAGKVVAVHVFSRENGDELGPGVNKLVRVYIAQKRKISEGDKMAGRHGNKGVIARILPEEDMPFLPDGTPIEVVLNPLGVPSRMNLGQVMETHLGWAAKMSGTPVASPVFDGALEDEIVDMLKENGLPENGKTILYDGRTGEPFDNPVTVGYAYLMKLLHLVDDKIHARSTGPYSLVTQQPLGGKAQFGGQRFGEMEVWALEAYGSAYTLQELLTVKSDDVVGRVRTYEAIVKGDNVPEPGVPESFKVLIKELQSLGLDVKVLGEHAEEIEIGESDNDVGETAKELGIDIEGREGDEPYTPPEEEEEEEEKEDTGDTEAGDIEEDIDVDVDAGLDEDQEPQGIYDEGEVNTGNARSVVITGEEEGFSGEELTEEDGLDIGEEEDELYDSDLDDDSTDDDTADDDIVDEAGDDEYGYYEGNDEGYDIEDNEEDEEEDEDV
- the rplL gene encoding 50S ribosomal protein L7/L12; protein product: MTKEEILQAIESMTVLELSELVKALEERFGVTAAAPVAVAAGPAAAPAAAPEVEEKTEFDVILVTAGDKKIPVLKVVRELTGLGLKEAKDLVDGAPKPVKQGLKKEEAEAMKAKLEEAGATIEIK
- a CDS encoding 50S ribosomal protein L10; this encodes MAQDSRCSSWSLRGRAPACRGRSQAVNAGCFRLLPCYLRLSCRVFSLTPVLVHRQGSILISRTYFERGCPRVARPKKEAAVADIKERLERSKAIVLTDYRGLNVHDIMELRRRLKEAGVDYKVVKNTLAQLAAEKAAISDVNVYLSGPTAMAFGFGDPVAPAKIISEFAREHKELEIKGGILEGRVIGADDVKALALLPSREVMLARVASAMQAPIAGVVGALSGCMRKLVYALDAVRKQKEGAAA
- the rplA gene encoding 50S ribosomal protein L1 — translated: MARKGKRYLEALKQVDREKLYDPQEAVDLVKKTATGKFDETIELSVRLGVDPRRSDQQVRGAVVLPYGTGKVARVAVFAKGEKAKEAEEAGADYVGAEDLAEKIQGGWMDFDMAVATPDMMGVVGKLGRILGPRGLMPNPKTGTVTFEIAKAIRDIKAGKVEYRVDKAGIVHAPIGKASFDAAKLAGNLSVLMEAIVKAKPAAAKGQYIKSVVLSSTMGPGIKLNPVAAATMTAER